gcgTGAAACGAATGAGTGGTCCGAGGGAAACAGGGAAAAAATGTGACTGGGCAAAAGTACCCGGTCAACCCAAATTCAAGGCCCAGTCATACAGCTCGATTAAGCACCCTTTGGATATTGGTTTGAGAAGTTGGAGAGGGGGGTCTGTGCACCAGGCCATTGCTGTGAAGCAGACCAGGTCACACTCGTGATAGTGCCTAGTTCGCGCATATTCATCACCAGCTTTTTCAGGGGATAGGGATCTCTCCAACATTGCTTCCAATTTTCAGTAATCAGTACACAAGGTAAATCATTCTTCACTTTGGTTTACTTTCACAGATTCTCATGCCCGATTCTGATCACCAAGCCCATGGTTGCCATCCTAATGTAAAATCTACCCAGTTAGACCTAATGAGTGCAAGACTTTCCCAGGCTCTATATCGTTGTATGCGTGAATTTTAAGATTGGTAAGCGCTCAAGACAAGGAGGCCACCCAGCCTGCAGACATGCATAGCATGCCATTTTAGTCCAGAGGTACCTTGGTATCAGTATCCTTCATTCCCCTTCACCTTCTCTTTTTAATTATCCTCAGCTTCTTCCCGTTAATTAACATTTCTATCGACCTTGTGGGGGAAACAGTCCAGTAGCTCATCCTTTGCAGCAGTCAGTCACCGGCCATACATCGAATATCTGTCAACGAATGAGTTTTACCGCTGACGAGAAACGCAATAAGCCCACAAGCATTGGTTGCTGTCTCTTTCGTCCTTCTATATTACACGATAACCGATTGACCAAAAGAAGCCATGGTTGAAATGATCATCTGAATTTGAAGGAGTCTGGTATCATGACTAGTCAGAGAAATGCCGCCGAGATATTAATCACAAGAGCATCATCGATCTTCTGACACATAGATATAGGTCGTCTCATGTTACTAGTTATGTAGTCAAAATTTGTGGGGCTTTCATATGATCGAAGATAGTGTCCgtgtggaaggtgcattgcagagaaagaaggggacactctgcgcccgcggggactacgggaaaccatctacaccgggcagatggattgactttctttacatttcttttgtcttgtttgcattacgccggccggtttgtggccttacttttcaggtggcaggacctcgagaaatcgagtcctgctcacagggtggatctgcatactgggaatgcaccaccatttatcgtcgggagcgggctctgggacgcaacccccgcatagcagcatgtatgtaaagcgagctaaatcgggtcaatgaattcatcatcatcatcatcatcatcatcatagtgTCCGTGTTGAAGTTTAGCCGCCTTGTACCCCGTTCGTAAtgtatccatggatgttcTAATAGAATCGGCTGACTCGAGAAACAATGATCCCAAAGAATGAAAGATACTATAGTAGTCATCTGAGAGTTCCAAACACTTCGATAATCAGGAACGTTTCAGTGGAGCTTTGAAATTAAAGCAACTTTCAAGTGCAAATTCGCTTCAAGAGGTTTCTTTGTTGAAATCCTGTTGCCTCTGTGAGTGACTTGGTTCATCGCGTGCAGTCATAGGTGACCTGCCTTTTGTCAATACGAATGAATCTGGAAGATACTGATGTTAATTTTAAACCGGTTCATAGAGGATGATCACCAGCACAACAAATCGGGTAGGTACTTCTGGGGGTGGCAACAGAATGATAGACATATTGTTTCCAAGCAGAGCAAAGGTTTAAGGGTGAAAATCTAGATGACGAAAACAGATGATCATGCCTGTTCATAGAAGAGATCTGATTTGAGAGTTGTAACATCGACAATGCTTGATGAAGAGTATCGAAACCACCGTAGATGGAAAATCGATCTCCtggagtaaaaaaaaattccaactTAGTTGCAGACTTGGCTATGAAGGTTTGTGTCTGATGCAGGTAGACTGATATATAGGGAAAGACAAGTGTCAGCCACAGGCTATTTTTGGGAGTGGAGTAAGCAGCCGTAGAGGGTTGAACAACCTTGGATTGCCCTTAGGACTTCCTTAGTTCCTGGAGGTGATGGATTGTAGCGTTTTCAATCACATTGCAAGCTTAAAGAAGTGGTAGGCTCTAAATGTGCATCAGATCTCCATGTCCTAGAGACTATTTACATAGTCTACACATGGCATGACTAGCGTGGCTCTGCGTGGAGGTCGATCCCGTGAGCCACCTGAGGCGCATGCAATGTACGGTGCAAGTAACTACGCCGCCTGAAACGTAGCAAACGTGTTTTGTATTTTATACTCATGTATACTTGGACAATCAGATTTAGTAAGAATTGAGTTTAAGAGGCAGTGCATTCCATCTAGTCGTGTTTATACTGTCTAGTAGATAGATTGGATGGCGAAAATTGCACGTCGGAAGCCTTCAATACAAGTATATCCACTTGATCTGAGGATCTCCCAAAGACCAGGCGTTCCTGTAAAGTGAAATTGGAATGtattgtacaacatatacgATATAATATACGCAGATCCCCGGGGTGACATCATTTTGCCCATACGCCCTGCACGACAAACACCATGGTAATACTGGGTTGAAAAGACATGATCTCATACTGGTTGTAAGGCTTATCAAGATGTAAAACATACCAGGTTTCTGTACACACCTAAATGAATTGTTAGTGAATTGTGAGGCAACGTGTGCTCTTGCAGAGATGGTCAGCCGCAGAAAGTGCCCCACGAGCCAGCCACAAAGTGTTAGTGGTCTGCACAGCCTCAATCACAAAAAGGTATCGGGTACTTGTGAGTACACATGTCTATAGTGCAAAATCAAGTACTCAGTACTTTACTGCCTCAGGGTTCATTTCTCCAGAGCCTCGACTCTCCAGTCCCCACCAAACATATCATCCCCTGCCCGATTTCTGTTCATTCGTTCACTCTCTTtgtgctttctttttttttttctttgccttCGAATCTTGTACGGTAAAAGCTGGAAATGGGATGAGACTCGTTCATCACTATCCACTTTCCTCTATTTAACACTCAGATTGCTCCATCTTTTTGCATTTTGTTCCGCTCAACCGTTCCAAACTTCAGATGGCCATTGACTCTCATCCACTCATTCCCCGATCGCGATTTTAAAGGCCTAAGCCCCTGGGATTATTCCGGTGGATCTTGACAAGTTTGAAGCTGAAACTACTCGTCAGCTTGCGCCACACTCGTGAGAAACGCCCCACACGTCCTGGTCTTCGCTCTCTTTCCCCCCCAACCTCGTCTGCTTGACATCTTTGATATATCCCGGTGGATGAAAGTGAGTCAAGTTCCTTTCCCCCACCAATCCTCCTTACCCTATCCTAACATGGCATCTACAGTCGCTGTCGCCTTTGCTCGTCCACCCTTTGAGGCTGGCGCGAAACCTTCTTTCTCCATGGCGACGTTGATGTCGAACAACGAGCCCATCGCCGCCTCCAACTCGTTATCTGGAAACTCCATCACTAGCTCTGAACCCCTCTCTTTGTTTAAATCCTCCAAACCCGAGAGCCTGAGTTCGATTGCCAGCGCCGGCCTACACGTCTCGCGATCGAGAGATCAACTTCCTCCGATGACAAGTccaacaccagcaccggCGGATCGGCCGGAGAATGAGAAAGAAGCTGAACGAAACAGTTCGCAGGTGGCCCGAGAGGCTCTGGGTGCAAGCGAAAAGTCGCCAGGTGCCCCGATTCATGAGCCTTCAGTTCATGCATCCCCGGAGCAAATGCAAATCGACTCTCACGCGACCGGATCGCCATCGGACCCTTATGGATCAAACGATCATCACCACAACTCTCTTATGCATACCTCGACTGTAGCCAGCCCTGGTCCCATTGAGGAATCTGCTTCTCAGGACGGGGATCGGCGGTCGCGCGATGACTCCGAGATCGACCACGATGGCAAATCATTCTCATACCCGATGCCTACGGGCAATCTTAACGACCCACGTCGTGGCCTGAGCCTACCGACCGCAGGCTACAATAGAGGCAGCCCTCGCTCTCCATCAGCGAAGAAACATCGCTGCCCATACTGCGCGACAGAATTTACGCGGCAACACAATCTCAAGAGCCATTTGCTCACCCACAGTCAGGAAAAGCCTTTCGTTTGTCAAACCTGCCAGTCACGTTTCCGAAGACTTCACGATTTGAAGCGTCACTCAAAGCTGCATACCGGCGAGCGACCACACATCTGTCCTAAATGTGGACGTCGTTTTGCGCGAGGTGATGCGCTTGCTCGACACAATAAAGGACAGGGAGGCTGCGCGGGTCGACGCGCGAGTATGGGCAGCTTTGCGGCAGACGACGAGTATGTTGATGGCGCAACCGGTGGACACGACGACATGGATGGGTTGATGTACACAGCAGAGCCTGAGCGcatggatgaagaagacgagCGACGAATGACCATGCCGAGCATCCGCAAGCACGAGGCAGAAACCGTTGCTCGGTCTGATTCAATTCACTCGCGCCAGTCAAATACCTACCCGCCAATTGCCGCCGGCCGTCCCAGCCACCTTTTCCCACCACCAGCCAACCATGGTGGATCAAGCGTGTCAACATCAACTTCGCCGTCTACACACATGACTTTCCCGCCCGCGGGACTCACCTCGAGCTCGTCCATCTTCCCTTCTAACAGTATTAGTGACAGCCCTAAACCGCTTTCCCCCAACGCTCTTTCCTCGCAACATGACAGTGCACCGCCACATCGCGCACATTCTCCCGGTATGGGACAGTCCTTGCCACACCCGCAGTCCTCTTTTGGGCGAGCGGTTCAATCCTCAAACCATGCACCACCTACGTTAGGCTTGCCTCTGCCGCAGCCAGGCGCGCCCCAGCTGCCTCCGCCGCCGGGCATGGCCTCCCCGGATGCTCGATTTGGGATGCAGGCCGGAACCAAACACACTCCTTCGCACAGCCACTCCAGTTCTCACAGTCTATCTCACCTCAAGGGATTCGATGGGCCGGATGCCAATTCCAGTGACGCTAGCCAAATTGACAAGCTTTGGGCATACGTGCGGACAATGCATGATGAGTTGGCAGGCTTACGCACTGAAGTTGCCGCCTTGCGGGCGCACGTTGCTTCGTCCAACTCAGTGCCCCCGGCTCCGGTGGAACTAAACCTCAACAATGCCGGACCGCGGTAATCCATTCGTGGGTGTGGTTCCAATGTGTACGATATGGCGTACCGTCAGCCACGTGAACTGGCTGTTACGCTCTCCCCTCCTTCACTTTGTTCATACGTCTTGATTATCCCATCCTCTCTCGGGGGTCAAACTTGATGCCCTCATGATCACCATACCGACAGTCGCCGGCGTCGGTGTTTTCGATGCCCCATTgctctttttcctttcttttttcccctttaCTTCCCGGAATCATATCACCCGGGAGAGCCTTTCCGTTCTAGCCTACTTTATTCATACCTGGAGTGCGCTACAGAGCGTGCCTATTTTTTCCTCGCTTCCTTTTTGAATAGCCGAAGGAGTTTGGCGTGTCATACAAAAATGGTCTGACATCACGATGGAATGGAGAACATCATTTCTCACCGAACCGCGGCCTGGACCCCCCTGTTTCCTGGTGTCAATTCTATGTGAAAGATGGAGTCATGTGATTGTGTTTGGATATGTGCATGGATTACGCTGGATTTGGAGTTTTTATTCGTAATCTGCTATTCCCAACTTAGTGATAATATACTCTTCCATCTTTACGATATGCACTGTAGTCTTTCTcaattccctttttttttcccttgaaCTTTTATAGCCTCATCATCGAGATGTTGCCGCAACACAGGAGCAAACTAAAGGCACTTACACTTGGTGAGGATTAGCCCTAGACTGAGCGACGTCTgccctatgttgtaggagtTATAAATACATGGTTTGCCAGATTAGGCAAGAACTAGTGTGTTTATAGCTCTCAAACAGACCGAGCTTCAGATCGATTTCACCAACTCATTCTTCAAAGGTCGTCATGCGATGTTGCATTGGAAACGTACTTGGTCAATAAATAGGAAGAAAGCTAGACTTTAGAATACTATGTGTACTTTGCTCCAAAAATTTCTAGCAATAACTGGTAGTACTCAAATTGTTGCTCGTCTACATTTTCGGACAACCCTAGGCGGCAATGGGCTCCATTCTACCTCTCTTCCCTTACCTTCATATTCTAATTATCAAGACTTGAATTTTGGTTGAAAGTTGGTTTTGATGAAGTGGTATATATAAAGTATGGAGAACCCCGTAGAACAACATATATTAG
The nucleotide sequence above comes from Penicillium digitatum chromosome 1, complete sequence. Encoded proteins:
- a CDS encoding C2H2 zinc finger protein, encoding MTSPTPAPADRPENEKEAERNSSQVAREALGASEKSPGAPIHEPSVHASPEQMQIDSHATGSPSDPYGSNDHHHNSLMHTSTVASPGPIEESASQDGDRRSRDDSEIDHDGKSFSYPMPTGNLNDPRRGLSLPTAGYNRGSPRSPSAKKHRCPYCATEFTRQHNLKSHLLTHSQEKPFVCQTCQSRFRRLHDLKRHSKLHTGERPHICPKCGRRFARGDALARHNKGQGGCAGRRASMGSFAADDEYVDGATGGHDDMDGLMYTAEPERMDEEDERRMTMPSIRKHEAETVARSDSIHSRQSNTYPPIAAGRPSHLFPPPANHGGSSVSTSTSPSTHMTFPPAGLTSSSSIFPSNSISDSPKPLSPNALSSQHDSAPPHRAHSPGMGQSLPHPQSSFGRAVQSSNHAPPTLGLPLPQPGAPQLPPPPGMASPDARFGMQAGTKHTPSHSHSSSHSLSHLKGFDGPDANSSDASQIDKLWAYVRTMHDELAGLRTEVAALRAHVASSNSVPPAPVELNLNNAGPR